The segment GTCTTCAACCTCACCAGAGTGCCAATCTTCAACAAGTTCCTACCTGACGCTAAAGTCTCAGAACTTCTTAAGCCTGGTATGTGTCACTTCACACGTCATTGCCAAATGGAGTAATTTcgttaaagaattttaattttaaaagattttaaagcagttttacttttttaaatagggGGAAgctaaagaaataatatgtatattacaATACATTATGTATGTCTGTTCAtgtttatatatatacattaaaagtattaaaaatacagaCATTTTGTTATGTAAATAGctaatattttgttgcaaaataattttaaataatgtaaataaaaattttaattttgcgatTAGGTGAACAATACACAGTGCTGTTCCCAATGGACAGAGCTTTCCAGAAGTGGCACCCCATTGATTGGGGATTCTACCCCTTCTCAGTACCTGAATTCACGTCAGAGATTGTCAGAAGCCACTTTGTTCACGGAACGCTCAGACTGGACCAAATCACTGATGGCTTTCAGACAAAAACCTTGACAAACAGGACACTAACCTTTAAAAAACTTCCAAGTAAgttcaattttacaaaaaccaTTCCGTGCAATGATTTgacttttattaattcaatttttttaggcGGTGACGTGATTGTGAATGGAGTCCCCGTAATGCGCCGAGAGGTTGCCTTGCAGAAGGGCACCGTGCTGGTCATCCCGGACGTGCTGTTCGTGAACCACCAAGTGGTGCAGGAGCTGAGAGCCAAAAACATGGACAAAGAGACGCCGCCGCTGATCGCGTTCCCTTGGTGGAACGCCCAGTTCCTCTCGCACGCCTTTTTGAGCCTCGACAAGAACGGCACCTTCCCCTCCATCGAAAGGCTGCTCAACATGGTGCCCAACCTGCACCTGAGAGTGCCGGGAAAAGGTTCgatcgaaaaaaattcatagcttTGACAGAGCTCATAAATGTCTAATTTTAGACTACACCTTTTTGGTGCCCACGGAAGACGCGTTCCAGAAGGCAGGACTGTCCATTCCAACTTGGTGGAGCAGCGAAAAACACCAGTCCGACGTTTTGAGCCCCAAGAAGATGGAGACCATCGAGGATTTCCTCCTGAGACACCTGATTCATAGACGATTCTACATGAGGGAGCTCGTACCTGAATTGCAAATGCAGTCTCTCGACTCCACCACGTACATCGTCGAGCACAAAGGtgaaaaatctttgttttccgagaatttttgataatatgAGAGTttctgaattgaaaaaatggctgattatgaaattaagatgactttaaaaaaatgtttctttaaatttagacGGCTCTAGGCTATATTCAGATGAGTTTGGTACATTTTCAGGGGGATGTTGCaacattatttacattttgttttactcaaatcaaattttaagattttatagCCACATGGcttcagtgatttttttataattttttacgaaaattataattctatTTCAAACTATTAGGTAAAATCTGTTGAAAACGTCCcttaaaaatcacatttcaaGGACAAATTATATTAACCAAACGAAACTGAACCCTATATTTCCAATTCAAATCATGaagattgtaattttacaccaaatgaaaatgattaatcataaaaatgtatttttgcacagtaaaaatattaaaaactttttttgaaGCTCATTTGCTGTCTGAAAAGTGGGTAATACGTACATAAAAAATCGGTTTGCTGTCTTAAATTCCCACGCATGGCGTGATAAATAATcaatcagttaaaaaatttaattccaacaaGAATTTTCGTTGAACTTAACACAAACTTCATTTATTCCAGATTCGAAAATCTTCCTGAAGACGGGTGGCGTGGAGTCGCAGATTGTACAGGGCGACAACTTCGTGTACAACCTGGGCACGATTTTGTTCGTGGACACGGTGCTGAGCGACAACGTGGAGGCACTCCGGGCCCTGACCCTGGAGCCGGCGCCGATGGAGACGACGGAGCCGGCCAAGGAGGTCGAGGACATGACCGAGCTGCTGAGCCCGGTGTACATCGAGGAGGTGAGCAGCGAGTCGCTGACCGGCGCCAAGGACGTGCTCGTCGACGAGGCCAGCGCTGAGCAAACGACGACAACGCAGGCTGCCCCGGTGACCGACGAGGCCAGCACCGAGAGCAACGCCATTCCCCAGCTGCCTTCTGAACCGTGAAAACAAACTATTTCGCCCCCTTGCTGCCCCATCTCCATTTTCACTCCAAggatcaaattttgtaatttatttttgtgtaccTAATTAATTGAGTGTTTTCATTGATATCTAGTACACACGTTTAGCATTGTTTCTCATTAGAGGTACATCATCTAGAATTGTAATGTTGTTGGATGactatttttactaaaaataaaagccaaaTACTCTACACGACAGtttggtttcatttttttttaaagaataacgCAAGTGCTCTGTTTCCTCACAACGTgttgaattcttttttatttcctatttgAGAATGCATTTTGAAACATTCATTTCATACATATCAGATCTCAATGACACTGGTTCAATGAATCacgtgagagagagagagagagtggtTGTTTTTAGCACAAAATTTTCCACCAAACCACTGAAGTTTTACAACAAAATCTTTTCTTCGTGGCAAACATTTAGGCGCCGAGGAGAGGTACACAAATCCAAAAGTTTCAGtaatgtgtgagtgtgtgtgctaGTTTAATATGGTGACTGTTTTCCTCCACACTTACCAAATCAGGCTTCAACTTTGAAAAAACTTCATTTAGAGGACTAGAAGAGCCATCaaagtttttacattttatatataatctTAGTTTGTATAGAGGGCtagatatatattaatttgttatgtGTACAAAATCACAGAAAGGACACCAAATGCatgatgatgacgatgatgcaaatcattttcatataatttaCTTATAATAATACTTCTCGTGATGTGAGATTGACAATTTTCAACCAGTGACTAGCTTCTTCTGACTTTTTTTTGGTAACAAAAATTGGTGGACAGAATCGTCCTGACATAGAATATGACTCTTTGTGTATAATATGAGATTCAAATAGTAGAACTGAGATTTGTCAAATATTGACATATTAATTtggttgattttgaaatttctctcAAAACGTCTTAAGCAATAAGATGATATTTCACCAACCCCGGCGAGTAGAAGCTGGGGGAGGAACAAAACAAATcaagtaaaaacaaaacaaaacaatttgtgCAGTCAATCAGGTCTTAGTGACTCactaaaaatcaatcaaatcgAATTTCTCCCAACTCACCCTCGGGGGCAATAACCAACAATTTCTTTCTTCAGAACTGATTCAAACCGAATAATAATGAAGAATATAAATGCGTGGATACGATGGCGCGAGCCCATTTCTTTCGGAATAAAATCGACACTTTGCCGCTGCATTTTGATCACTAGGGGGTCTGCGGACCGTGACCACGTCCATGCCCGATTAAATTTTCGCTCACTCAAACCGCTGCCGTTTGAGTCTGTGCAAGCCTCAGTAGCGCGAACTGCCCACTTCGCCGAGCCACGAGTCGGGGCTGGGAGGGAAGTCAGGGTAGCCGTGCGGACTGTTGGTCGAACTCAGGTCTGAGCCGGGGCCCGCCTGCAACGAACTGCTCGCTGGCGGACCTGCCGTGCTTCCTGCAACGCACAAAATCGCGTTAGAATAGAGCCAAATATGAATATTCTTAAATAAAGAGATACCATATTTtgtagttaaatattttatttaatttacaaaggggataggaaattatttaaattgacaaaaattatgatctatttaaaatttcactgcaGTTTAAAGAATagtgttattttatattaaaaaggttaaaaaataaatacattgtGGCACAAAATGTTCTTGAATTATTGCAAAGTAGCAAACTGTTACTGACACgtcttataatttaataattaatttaaatttatgctaaaatatttttaaaaaaatcttactgCTGGCTGCCAGGTTGAAGACGCCCATTGTGTCCCAGCCAGGGCCTCCGTGGTGAGCAGGGGGAACGATGTGTTGCGGGGGCGGCGAATGGCTCTGCGGCAGGAATGACGGGCTGCCCGGAGCACCAATGTACGAGTTTGCTCCGCGCGGTGACGCGGCCCCGCTCTCGCCCTCAATCGTCAGGTTGGCCACGGTGCTGTAGCTGTCATTGCTGTTCAAAtctggaaaagaaaaataaatataaattttgctttccaAGTTACAACCACTTTaagcaattcaaaattaaatattacacaaattaagattatttttactgcCTTGCATTTTTCACAGCAATCCCTGCAGGATTTacatttacaaacaaaatttacagatttttcTTACCGTGGCTGTAACTAGAGTCGAGGATTTCCCGCTCCGAGTCTTTGGTGTCCATTTTGTCTGAGCGGGGCGAGGAGGATCCAGCGCCGCTGCCCTTTATCGATCGGAAGTATTGACTCCAGCGGGTGCGGCCCGCGTCCTTTTTCAGCCTCTTTTCCTTCGCTCTCCtgcaacaaaatcaaataaaaaatcatcaataagAAAGTTTGATGTATGCAATCCGCAGGACATTCGTGttgcgcgggttgcataacaaTCACCATGATGGATTCGAATGCGCGACGAGACGCGTACCTGTTTTGGAACCAGACCTGGACGACCCGCATGTCGAGGCCAGTGTCCTGGCTGAGCTGCTCGCGGACGTGCCTGGCCGGCTTGGGACTGTTGTTGTACGCCTGTTTCAGCGTCTCCAGCTGCTTGGCCGTGATGGTGGTGCGCGGCCGCTTGTTCGGCTGGTCGCCCTCCAGCGAGCCGTCTGAAACATCCCCGCCTGCTACTTTATCAGCTATTCAAATCAACAGCCAACGCTTTTTGATGACAATGAAATGGAATGAATTTTTGGGGGTaggaggtggaaattaaaccttgcgggattttcaacgaattcttctcttttataaacgtcagtcacttggcgacttaGTCTAACAGTTTACAAGGACCTTTGAACAGAATTGATATTCGACTTTcgaattaacaatttaagagaatcgacttgaagaacaatttaaattagaaaagaatttacccgattgagccgggtccttcacaattaaacgctcggaacaatttagatgcgacttgttggcttcagtgtccggcgaaaactaattttaaattcaaaatctctctctgttgcattaactAATTTCTATCAATctcatgaataacaataccctagactaaaaatgaaaaaggagtggaatctcggctccgcaaccactacaaattcaaggaaaataaaatacaacaatACACTTGAAAAAAACGCTTCTATTTTAATCggtaataaattacaatttcatcCCTCATCAATTTAGCCAGGTTGTCAGTTGTAAAGAGAAATTTAGTAAATGAAATTCCGAAGacgctttgaatttaaaaaatcagggATCTGAATTTATGGgacattttagtaaaaaaaggCAGGGGCAGCAAAAGACCCAGAGGGTTGAGGTGCCATTGTGCAAAGGGAAATCGTGTGAGTCGCTCATAtaagcagcaaaaaaaataataagcctGTGAACGAATCATTGAATAAAGGAGGAAACACGCGCGTTAttctctttgttgtgaaacaaCCTCCAACCTCTGTGAGTTGGAGCGGGTGGCAGGTACCTGAGGGTATTCGCCGTGGAGGTCGCCAATTGTTACAAGGAATTTGTTTGACACGCCGGACTCTTTAAGCGGAACGAAAAATGTAGCTATACATATAACAATAACAAAGCAGAGACATTGTCCAGCGAATGTAAGATTTTGACTAAATCTTTTGAGGAACcagccgttggctcgcattgttaaaagGCATTCTCatgagtgtcaaagcaatgggaggtatttgagcagttcggagatctaatactggccacccaatgtcagagatggcaaaaaatggttagtttagtgactcaaaatgctcaaattgctcaacgggctaggaggcgactcgccacttgctggtttgcacctttccagcatgcgtgatttggcttcacgggacgaatgtctagcgtttccaTGCAGTCcacggtgcggaggcaagtggcccttgagtgggctgcgtccctgaaatgtgcggcctgggGCGCCcttgttatccgttcgcggtgttattggcactcggaattcagcattcgtgctagcgcagtgcgcgcccttccctgtccgagaggacaggaataagaagagaaaaaaaaagaaatttgcaaaattttctcaatccAGTCCTGCGAATTCAGATCCCAATTGTAAGCAGAGACAATGTGATTTGAATTAGACAAGTTTAGCCGTTTGCGATTCGAATTCAAACGGAAATTGATCCTTTGAATCCTCCAACGTCGCTCAAGTGAGTGTGTCTCACGCTTTGTTTGGTCGTGTAGCACAACAATGTAGCACCTCGTCTGATAAAGCAAATTCCACTTTGTTGACTCGATCGGCGAGTAacgacgtgtgtgtgtttctaaTCTATCAACATGCACACATATTAGACTGGCTGACGAGCAAACACCGTGCCACCGCTAATCGTTATACGttatctatttaattaaagctctCGACGCCTCGAGTGGAGCAAACACGAATCGCGTCGTGTTTTTCAGCCCACCTTTGCAGCACAAAAGGCGAATATATGATTAAATTGTGCGCCCAACTGTCACTGTTTGCTAAAGCTCTGACACGCCTGACACTTTGCGTATTATATTAAAACGAGATCTGTTGACTTTTCCTCCCAAAATTATCGTTATATGTGTGCCATACTGCTCGAATGTGAAATTTTAGTCTTTTCTATGCACATTACGGATTAAGAATGGTTTGAAGAGGGACGATATACCGCGAAACTAAAAGAAATCTTTATTGTTGGTAACGTTTAAAACAACTCTAAAGGATTGCattcaagccaaaatttacagtaagTGGTTGTAAAGTGCTTTTCCAATGAAGAGCGCACTCGTCTGCCTGAACTTGggatatgaatttatttcgtgaTGAGGAATCACCTTGGCATAAAGGGCATAAATATATACCATTGAGTAGATCACGTCGTTTATCATGCATATTTGGTCAAGCGTCGttaaattcgaggaaattTGCAGAATCTGCTGATGGTTAGCACACTTTGATCATTGAAATTTGCAGAGTACAACTTTATTAAACAAGTTAAACTCAAACAATGATTACTCAagtcaaaaatgtaaataaatttaaacgtttcatatggtttgaatcaatttaacCTTCAATAATTATcctttaatgcatttttttaaataaatttgaagagtatttgtttgctcttgcacatttgagtttgttttgttcgaaatttcctaaattttaatcaccttgcaaataaaatggaagAAGTTTAAAAAGACAAGGGATTAAAAGTCTCACCTTTGCTTCTGGCGGTCTCCCAGTCGGCCTTGCACACGAGTCTTCGGTCGTCAGTGAGGTAGAACTCGTCGCCAGTGGCGAGCTGCCTGGAGCAGAGTGCGCATGCGAAGCAGCCGAGGTGGAAGACGTGTTCCTGCGCCCTGCGCACCACCTGCGTCGGAGGGATGCCCTGGTCACAGCCGGCGCACTTGGTGCCGAACCGCCTGCCGAAAAGCCTGCGTTCACTGACCGTGAAGGGCAGAAGTGGGCCCGAGCGTTATTTGCAGTCAATTTTTcaacagtaaataaaaaaaatcagcaccGAAAATAATTGACTCAACTGTGGTCATTGCATGGCGGGTTTTAGAGTGAAACAATTTGGATAAAACGGTAGGAAATGGTTAAGAAGAGGATTTTAGCAGctgaaaagacatttttttattttaatttactgtgGAGGAGATTTGAGTGAGggaattaatcaaataataaatcgaTTGTTGGCTAAAAAAGAGCTCACGGCGGTACtgatcctgattttttttcgctcGAAATTGACTGCTTGCTTTGCTCGAGCCCAAGCGGCAAAAATTGAGACTCACTTGAAAAAGTCCTCCTTGCAGAAGACGTCACCATGTCGGGCGTAGCAGCGCTCGGCCAGCTGGGCGCCGCAGTCGGCGCACTTGAGGCAGCGCGCGTGCCATGGCCGGTCCAGCACCTTCAGGATGAAGCGGTCCAGGATCAGCTCCGAGCAACCTCCGCACCGTGGAATTGTTGCTGCAGACACGACATGAGAGACGGTTTAAAATCGATCAAGAGAGCggaatttcaaagaattttataaTACACTGAGcagttttctttaaaaaaatgcttatgTCCGGAGGATTTAATACTAAATTGCACCAGTCCTCCATTTTCAGTTTGGAAacctgcttttttaattcgattaaaaGCATTCCGTTCGCAAACGGAAAATATACCGAACAAAGCGTGGAACTTTTCCGTCATGTGCGTCATATCTGGGTTCGAGTGTTGGAGTGCGGGCTGAAAGCCGGATGGGCTGTCAtcgtgaaatgaaaacacagcAAGCACGTGCCACAATTTAGTCGCTTTCCTCTCAACATATCCGCTGAGAACTCAATAAATGTGCTGCCTTTTGTTTTCAACATTCGGAGGGACGGCTgccacaaaatttattgcttaacATGTTGTATAGGAAATTGTGTCATGCACTAATGTGCACTGATAAAATGGTCCGGTGCTTTAGCACctctagaaaatttaatactttcaTATAGAGCCAAAATGTTGctaggatttaaaaaaaaagtattaaattatttgagaaatttgcttttataatttttgagacATCGCTAGCTATAATTTGTGGTCAggaaacaatattaatttgtattcaaGTCGAGCAGTAgcagtgaaatattaaattaagaaattttgttgtGATTATTGTGGGAGGGAAGTACAAAGTAacgaaaaaaaactttttaattaattcattataatATATACTCTGACTGATTCCGCTACGAAActcgaatattttttacattgattagaaattatccaaaatttaacccttcagcttttgtggaaattttcccttttcaaacaagaaattttacaACCTTCGAATTTTTcccatcaaaattaaatcaaccggaaaattttaaatcaatatctATTTGAAATGGTAAATACCGATGAGGGCCTGGTGTTGGAAGAGTTTGTTGTAGGCGAGGAGGGGTTCGAAGCCCCCGTCGGGGTCCTGCTCTGTGCACCGCTCGCTGATGAGCTTCATCGCGGCCGCGGCTCACCCAGCAGCACAGCACACATGACACAGTGGTAAAGCGGCCGCGCAGGATCGATCGACGGCGTTCGGACGGGCGGGCGTGCGTGCGGATCGGCGGTCCGTTCGCGACTGAGGGCTGCGGCCCCTCACTTCCCACCCCCGAGCGTATCGACCCCGGCGCCGGGGTGCGCGCGGCATTGGTGCGTTCGGGGTGGCTGACGTCGGCCGGGACACGCCCTGCTCGGCACCCCGCGAGGCCAGACCACACC is part of the Cloeon dipterum chromosome 1, ieCloDipt1.1, whole genome shotgun sequence genome and harbors:
- the LOC135944506 gene encoding uncharacterized protein LOC135944506, which codes for MPTLRLLLALATLAVAATTAAPAAAPAEEAAALTLVQPTRQPLPDTSNITGELIERLGVSKFFSLWLVFNDPTETDIKTGVDYVILAPKEPAPLQKEADPQDRPAIVKKLLLDHVILGQKLNLAGREDKKPFTLSTLGGRDVEFSFKQDQWFANEALIVGSPAEIPAHGELVVLNKYAFADYDPSAAPKEGSEAASSPAPAVLSSSSQPAAEPTTAAPEEPFLGDLADELSKITEVFNLTRVPIFNKFLPDAKVSELLKPGEQYTVLFPMDRAFQKWHPIDWGFYPFSVPEFTSEIVRSHFVHGTLRLDQITDGFQTKTLTNRTLTFKKLPSGDVIVNGVPVMRREVALQKGTVLVIPDVLFVNHQVVQELRAKNMDKETPPLIAFPWWNAQFLSHAFLSLDKNGTFPSIERLLNMVPNLHLRVPGKDYTFLVPTEDAFQKAGLSIPTWWSSEKHQSDVLSPKKMETIEDFLLRHLIHRRFYMRELVPELQMQSLDSTTYIVEHKDSKIFLKTGGVESQIVQGDNFVYNLGTILFVDTVLSDNVEALRALTLEPAPMETTEPAKEVEDMTELLSPVYIEEVSSESLTGAKDVLVDEASAEQTTTTQAAPVTDEASTESNAIPQLPSEP
- the Lim3 gene encoding LIM/homeobox protein Lhx3 isoform X4, producing MKLISERCTEQDPDGGFEPLLAYNKLFQHQALIATIPRCGGCSELILDRFILKVLDRPWHARCLKCADCGAQLAERCYARHGDVFCKEDFFKLFGRRFGTKCAGCDQGIPPTQVVRRAQEHVFHLGCFACALCSRQLATGDEFYLTDDRRLVCKADWETARSKGGDVSDGSLEGDQPNKRPRTTITAKQLETLKQAYNNSPKPARHVREQLSQDTGLDMRVVQVWFQNRRAKEKRLKKDAGRTRWSQYFRSIKGSGAGSSSPRSDKMDTKDSEREILDSSYSHDLNSNDSYSTVANLTIEGESGAASPRGANSYIGAPGSPSFLPQSHSPPPQHIVPPAHHGGPGWDTMGVFNLAASRSTAGPPASSSLQAGPGSDLSSTNSPHGYPDFPPSPDSWLGEVGSSRY
- the Lim3 gene encoding LIM/homeobox protein Lhx3 isoform X1 — protein: MSAAVGQFLLHHPPPPPMPPMPGPLLPPLGPEPPPAHMMHLKSSPDDPTRPPTPGHSQEVLLALLARNKNLEATIPRCGGCSELILDRFILKVLDRPWHARCLKCADCGAQLAERCYARHGDVFCKEDFFKLFGRRFGTKCAGCDQGIPPTQVVRRAQEHVFHLGCFACALCSRQLATGDEFYLTDDRRLVCKADWETARSKGGDVSDGSLEGDQPNKRPRTTITAKQLETLKQAYNNSPKPARHVREQLSQDTGLDMRVVQVWFQNRRAKEKRLKKDAGRTRWSQYFRSIKGSGAGSSSPRSDKMDTKDSEREILDSSYSHDLNSNDSYSTVANLTIEGESGAASPRGANSYIGAPGSPSFLPQSHSPPPQHIVPPAHHGGPGWDTMGVFNLAASRSTAGPPASSSLQAGPGSDLSSTNSPHGYPDFPPSPDSWLGEVGSSRY
- the Lim3 gene encoding LIM/homeobox protein Lhx3 isoform X3; its protein translation is MSAAVGQFLLHHPPPPPMPPMPGPLLPPLGPEPPPAHMMHLKSSPDDPTRPPTPGHSQEVLLALLARNKNLEATIPRCGGCSELILDRFILKVLDRPWHARCLKCADCGAQLAERCYARHGDVFCKEDFFKLFGRRFGTKCAGCDQGIPPTQVVRRAQEHVFHLGCFACALCSRQLATGDEFYLTDDRRLVCKADWETARSKDGSLEGDQPNKRPRTTITAKQLETLKQAYNNSPKPARHVREQLSQDTGLDMRVVQVWFQNRRAKEKRLKKDAGRTRWSQYFRSIKGSGAGSSSPRSDKMDTKDSEREILDSSYSHDLNSNDSYSTVANLTIEGESGAASPRGANSYIGAPGSPSFLPQSHSPPPQHIVPPAHHGGPGWDTMGVFNLAASRSTAGPPASSSLQAGPGSDLSSTNSPHGYPDFPPSPDSWLGEVGSSRY
- the Lim3 gene encoding LIM/homeobox protein Lhx3 isoform X2, with protein sequence MSAAVGQFLLHHPPPPPMPPMPGPLLPPLGPEPPPAHMMHLKSSPDDPTRPPTPGHSQEVLLALLARNKNLEATIPRCGGCSELILDRFILKVLDRPWHARCLKCADCGAQLAERCYARHGDVFCKEDFFKRFGTKCAGCDQGIPPTQVVRRAQEHVFHLGCFACALCSRQLATGDEFYLTDDRRLVCKADWETARSKGGDVSDGSLEGDQPNKRPRTTITAKQLETLKQAYNNSPKPARHVREQLSQDTGLDMRVVQVWFQNRRAKEKRLKKDAGRTRWSQYFRSIKGSGAGSSSPRSDKMDTKDSEREILDSSYSHDLNSNDSYSTVANLTIEGESGAASPRGANSYIGAPGSPSFLPQSHSPPPQHIVPPAHHGGPGWDTMGVFNLAASRSTAGPPASSSLQAGPGSDLSSTNSPHGYPDFPPSPDSWLGEVGSSRY